A genomic window from Thalassoroseus pseudoceratinae includes:
- a CDS encoding FHA domain-containing protein, with protein MYKVRLKAIGGKHDGRTIAVKKNKFLIGREQDCHLRPKTDLVSRHHCVFSIDDYGVRLRDLSSRNGTFVNGTQLTEDRKLEHGDKVSFAGLDFWMIIKEVESDELQQSTPSMEPSEFSEGADASEQTAEMPIPQLPEGGDPNQFQPQPQQPGMPMSAEGQPMPPWPGYGMQQPPGGYPQQMPPWGYPPQQMPPWGYPPQQMPGYPPQQYPYPQQGYPEQPPVEEEEPESDEMELDIRLPDPDETGAVEEEQKSDAGPPPEREGKTPAELAAEMLKKGRRGGG; from the coding sequence ATGTACAAAGTCCGCCTCAAAGCAATTGGCGGGAAGCATGATGGCCGCACGATCGCTGTCAAGAAGAACAAGTTTCTCATCGGTCGTGAACAAGACTGCCACCTACGCCCGAAGACCGACCTGGTGAGTCGCCATCATTGTGTCTTTTCGATTGACGACTATGGCGTCCGCCTCCGAGACTTGAGCAGTCGAAACGGAACATTCGTCAACGGCACGCAACTAACCGAAGACCGCAAGCTCGAACATGGCGACAAAGTCAGCTTTGCAGGTCTCGATTTTTGGATGATCATCAAGGAAGTCGAGTCGGACGAGTTGCAGCAATCGACTCCTTCTATGGAGCCGAGCGAGTTCAGTGAAGGTGCGGACGCGTCGGAACAAACGGCGGAAATGCCGATTCCGCAACTTCCCGAAGGCGGAGACCCCAACCAATTCCAGCCACAACCGCAGCAGCCGGGTATGCCGATGTCAGCGGAAGGCCAACCAATGCCCCCCTGGCCGGGTTACGGCATGCAACAACCACCAGGAGGCTACCCGCAGCAAATGCCACCGTGGGGATATCCGCCGCAACAAATGCCGCCTTGGGGTTATCCGCCGCAGCAGATGCCGGGATATCCACCTCAACAGTACCCTTATCCCCAGCAAGGATACCCCGAGCAACCTCCAGTCGAGGAAGAAGAACCGGAATCTGACGAAATGGAGTTGGACATTCGTTTGCCCGATCCGGATGAAACCGGAGCCGTCGAAGAGGAGCAAAAATCGGATGCCGGTCCGCCCCCCGAACGGGAAGGCAAGACCCCCGCGGAATTGGCGGCAGAAATGCTGAAGAAAGGTCGACGCGGTGGTGGTTAG
- the gcvH gene encoding glycine cleavage system protein GcvH codes for MDPQTLRFATTHEWVAVDGDTATIGISKFAVDQLTDLVYIELPEPGTTFEKGDEFGVVESVKAASDLYAPISGEVVEANTALEEDQSALSDDPYGDGWILKVKISSQDEIEQLLDHAAYQQHCESESH; via the coding sequence ATGGATCCCCAAACACTGCGGTTCGCAACGACACACGAATGGGTTGCTGTCGATGGTGACACTGCTACCATCGGCATTTCCAAATTCGCCGTCGATCAACTCACGGACCTCGTCTACATCGAACTTCCCGAACCGGGAACAACCTTTGAGAAAGGTGACGAGTTCGGTGTTGTCGAGAGTGTCAAAGCGGCCAGCGATTTGTACGCACCGATCAGCGGCGAAGTGGTCGAAGCCAACACCGCCTTGGAAGAAGACCAGTCGGCACTTTCGGACGACCCCTACGGTGACGGCTGGATTCTCAAGGTGAAGATTTCGTCGCAGGATGAAATCGAGCAACTACTTGACCATGCCGCTTATCAGCAGCACTGCGAATCGGAATCTCACTGA
- a CDS encoding lipoate--protein ligase family protein, whose protein sequence is MTSELCIVEHTPNSGAWNMALDEALLEAALAEEFVVSRWYRWSEPTLSLGYFQSPDDPLIDTRFRDLQKVRRLSGGGAILHDREWTYSCVIPPSHPQSETPLQVYHQAHDAIISVLKRHGVPAALRGEFLDALEGNFLCFQRGDSRDIVCDGKKILGSAQRRRRGAVLQHGSLIVEASPVAPEIPGLKEQANLDTLDNDIITELAQALHSVLRINELESGNQLSDETAYPQSILDRATELKHERYDALAWGRRRKS, encoded by the coding sequence GTGACATCAGAACTCTGCATTGTCGAGCACACGCCAAATTCCGGGGCGTGGAACATGGCTTTGGACGAAGCGTTGCTCGAGGCGGCACTTGCGGAGGAGTTCGTCGTCTCGCGATGGTATCGCTGGTCGGAACCCACGTTATCGCTGGGATATTTTCAATCCCCCGATGATCCGCTGATCGACACGCGATTCCGAGATCTTCAGAAAGTCCGGCGGTTGTCGGGTGGTGGCGCGATTTTGCATGATCGCGAATGGACCTACTCCTGTGTGATCCCACCGTCGCACCCGCAATCGGAAACTCCGCTGCAGGTCTATCACCAAGCCCACGATGCGATCATCAGCGTTTTGAAACGCCATGGCGTTCCGGCGGCCTTGCGTGGTGAATTTCTCGACGCGTTGGAAGGGAATTTCCTCTGCTTTCAACGTGGCGATTCCCGAGACATCGTCTGCGATGGCAAGAAAATCCTGGGAAGTGCCCAACGCCGCCGACGCGGAGCAGTCCTGCAACATGGAAGTTTGATCGTCGAGGCCTCACCCGTCGCGCCGGAAATTCCCGGATTGAAAGAACAAGCCAATCTGGACACGTTGGATAACGACATCATCACCGAATTGGCCCAGGCACTTCATTCAGTGCTGCGGATAAATGAATTGGAATCCGGCAACCAGCTTTCCGATGAAACAGCGTATCCGCAATCCATTCTCGATCGGGCTACCGAACTCAAACACGAACGCTACGACGCTTTGGCCTGGGGTCGTCGACGAAAGTCATGA
- the gcvPB gene encoding aminomethyl-transferring glycine dehydrogenase subunit GcvPB — MRNTLATQSLFELSHAGRRATQLPECDVPARPLDELLPAESLAEAPPELPEITEPDVIRHFVNLSTLNMSVDTHFYPLGSCTMKYNPKRHERFAGMPGIVDLHPYAPESVSQGMLQIMFEMQQMLGEIAGLPAVSLQPAAGAQGEFAALLTAAAYFRDKGEDRRKVLFPSSAHGTNPASAALAGFETVQLEESPGGLVSIDELQSHLDDQTAVFMITNPNTLGLFERDIKEISKRLHDVGGLVYIDGANMNAILGITRPGDFGGDMMHYNVHKTFTGPHGAGGPGAGPIAVRDFLGDYLPGPIVTQSEDGTYQLTDPPKSIGRMRSFFGNVGILLRGYFYLRTLGPDGLRAVSENAVLNANYLKALLKDVLPVPHGEFCMHEFVASAKALKTDRNVSAMDIAKRLLDFGFHAPTVYFPLVVAEAMMMEPTETESKETLDAFADTIKTIVTEDPEFLRNAPHSTPVNRPDEVHAARNPVLQWVSGPA; from the coding sequence ATGCGAAATACTCTCGCAACTCAAAGTCTGTTTGAACTCTCCCATGCCGGGCGGCGTGCGACTCAACTCCCGGAATGCGATGTCCCGGCTCGCCCGTTGGATGAACTACTCCCGGCGGAAAGCCTTGCAGAAGCACCGCCGGAGTTGCCGGAGATCACGGAGCCGGATGTGATTCGGCATTTCGTGAATCTGTCGACGTTGAACATGTCGGTGGATACGCATTTCTATCCACTCGGCAGTTGCACGATGAAGTACAACCCGAAGCGTCACGAACGCTTTGCGGGGATGCCGGGAATCGTGGATTTGCATCCATATGCGCCGGAGTCGGTCAGCCAGGGCATGTTGCAGATCATGTTTGAAATGCAACAGATGCTCGGTGAGATCGCCGGTTTGCCGGCCGTCTCCCTGCAACCGGCTGCGGGAGCCCAAGGTGAATTCGCGGCGTTGCTCACAGCGGCGGCATACTTCCGCGACAAAGGGGAAGACCGGCGGAAAGTTTTGTTCCCGTCTAGTGCGCATGGCACTAACCCTGCCAGTGCGGCTCTCGCAGGTTTCGAAACGGTGCAGCTGGAGGAATCTCCCGGCGGACTGGTTTCCATCGACGAGTTGCAATCGCACCTCGATGACCAAACCGCGGTGTTCATGATTACCAACCCGAACACTCTGGGGTTGTTCGAGCGGGACATCAAAGAGATTTCCAAGCGATTGCACGATGTGGGCGGCTTGGTTTACATCGATGGCGCGAACATGAACGCCATTCTGGGCATCACCCGGCCGGGCGACTTCGGTGGCGACATGATGCACTACAATGTCCACAAGACTTTCACCGGTCCACACGGAGCGGGTGGTCCGGGTGCCGGTCCGATTGCCGTGCGGGATTTCCTGGGCGACTACCTCCCCGGCCCGATCGTCACGCAAAGCGAGGACGGCACTTATCAACTGACCGACCCACCGAAGTCGATCGGACGAATGCGGTCCTTCTTTGGGAATGTTGGAATTCTGTTGCGAGGGTACTTCTACCTGCGAACCCTCGGACCGGACGGCCTGCGAGCTGTCTCCGAGAATGCGGTTCTCAACGCGAATTACCTCAAAGCATTGCTCAAAGATGTGCTGCCAGTGCCTCATGGCGAGTTCTGCATGCACGAATTTGTTGCGTCAGCCAAGGCATTGAAGACCGATCGTAACGTTTCCGCAATGGACATCGCCAAACGCTTGCTCGACTTCGGATTCCACGCCCCGACGGTTTACTTCCCGTTGGTGGTCGCCGAGGCGATGATGATGGAACCGACCGAAACCGAGTCGAAAGAAACACTCGACGCCTTCGCCGACACCATCAAGACCATCGTTACTGAAGACCCCGAGTTCCTGCGAAACGCACCGCACTCGACCCCGGTCAATCGACCCGACGAAGTGCACGCCGCCCGAAATCCCGTACTTCAATGGGTTTCCGGTCCTGCATAA
- the gcvPA gene encoding aminomethyl-transferring glycine dehydrogenase subunit GcvPA codes for MPYLFNTPDQKNEMLETIGARSVDELFQQIPAPLRLDRPLDLPAPRCELELEAEIRQLAASNANTANRVCMMGGGAYDHFIPSAIDEIASRGEFYTAYTPYQAEASQGTLQAFFEYQSLICRLTGMDVSNASLYEGATAVSEAAFMAMRVKNRYDRVVMLGSVHPEYREVLETYCSNLPTEIVTVPTPNGVADPDAVREAMSESTACLVIQHPNFFGCLEDAKTLTDIAHEFGALAVVSFDPISLGLLQKPGEYGVDIAVAEGQSLGVPLQYGGPYLGILACRQKFLRKMPGRLIGTTVDRDGKPSYVLNLQAREQHIRRDKATSNICTNQGLLALRATVYLSLMGPQGLREVAELCCQKAHYAAEQLTQIDGLELMFSGPFFKEFAIRCEHDPTEILEKAQAAGFDVGPNLKQFSTIDSGNGFLVAITEKHTKADIDRLVNVLRG; via the coding sequence GTGCCCTATTTGTTTAACACTCCCGATCAAAAAAACGAGATGCTCGAAACGATCGGCGCCCGATCGGTGGATGAGTTATTCCAACAAATCCCTGCCCCGTTGCGGTTAGATCGCCCGCTCGACTTGCCAGCCCCACGGTGCGAACTGGAACTCGAAGCAGAAATTCGGCAACTGGCGGCGTCTAACGCGAACACAGCGAACCGTGTCTGCATGATGGGGGGCGGTGCTTACGATCACTTCATTCCCTCTGCGATTGATGAAATCGCGTCCCGCGGGGAATTCTACACCGCCTACACGCCCTACCAAGCGGAAGCCAGCCAAGGCACGTTGCAGGCGTTCTTTGAATACCAATCGCTGATCTGCCGTCTAACCGGCATGGATGTCTCCAATGCCAGCCTTTACGAAGGCGCGACGGCTGTCAGTGAAGCGGCATTCATGGCGATGCGAGTGAAGAACCGCTATGACCGAGTGGTCATGCTCGGCAGTGTTCATCCTGAATATCGGGAAGTTTTGGAGACGTACTGCTCCAACTTGCCAACCGAGATCGTCACCGTTCCCACACCGAACGGAGTCGCCGATCCCGACGCTGTGCGGGAAGCGATGAGTGAATCCACAGCTTGCCTGGTCATTCAACATCCGAACTTTTTCGGTTGTTTGGAAGACGCGAAAACACTGACCGACATCGCTCACGAATTCGGAGCGCTCGCGGTCGTGTCTTTCGATCCCATCAGTCTCGGGCTACTGCAAAAACCTGGTGAATATGGTGTCGATATCGCCGTCGCGGAAGGGCAATCGCTCGGTGTGCCTTTGCAGTATGGTGGACCATACTTGGGCATCTTGGCGTGTCGTCAGAAGTTCCTCCGCAAGATGCCAGGACGATTGATCGGGACCACCGTGGATCGTGACGGCAAACCCAGCTATGTCTTGAACTTGCAAGCCCGCGAACAACATATCCGTCGAGACAAAGCAACCAGCAACATCTGTACGAATCAAGGGTTACTCGCGTTGCGGGCGACGGTTTATCTGTCCCTGATGGGTCCACAAGGTCTGCGTGAGGTCGCGGAATTGTGTTGTCAGAAAGCCCATTACGCAGCCGAGCAACTCACGCAAATCGACGGTTTAGAACTCATGTTCTCGGGACCGTTCTTCAAAGAATTTGCCATTCGTTGTGAGCACGATCCGACCGAAATCCTGGAGAAAGCCCAGGCCGCTGGTTTCGACGTCGGCCCGAATTTGAAACAGTTCTCGACCATTGATTCCGGCAACGGTTTCCTCGTGGCTATCACAGAGAAACACACCAAGGCCGACATTGACCGCCTTGTGAACGTGCTCCGTGGTTAG